From Algoriphagus sp. NG3, the proteins below share one genomic window:
- a CDS encoding YciI family protein: MNKLLYTLFLLFSLNSLSHAQNDLYDPELAAEVGADKYGMKKYVIAFLHRGERVSEYSAEQRTEIQAGHMANINRLAAEGKLVMAGPFFGNEDLRGIFIFAVESLQEAEELTSTDPAIKAGVLHMDLKEWYGSAALMLMNELHSKVAEESI; encoded by the coding sequence ATGAACAAGCTACTATATACCCTTTTTCTGCTCTTTTCCCTAAACTCACTAAGCCATGCTCAAAACGACTTGTATGACCCCGAACTGGCGGCCGAAGTAGGTGCTGACAAATACGGCATGAAAAAGTATGTGATCGCTTTTCTCCACCGTGGTGAACGTGTCAGCGAGTACAGCGCTGAGCAGAGAACCGAAATTCAGGCAGGACATATGGCAAATATCAACCGACTGGCAGCCGAAGGAAAACTTGTGATGGCTGGCCCATTTTTCGGGAACGAGGACTTGAGAGGCATCTTTATTTTTGCTGTAGAAAGTCTGCAGGAAGCCGAAGAGCTCACCTCCACTGATCCTGCGATCAAAGCAGGCGTCCTACATATGGACCTTAAAGAATGGTATGGTTCAGCGGCTTTGATGCTGATGAATGAGTTACATTCCAAAGTTGCTGAGGAGTCGATTTAA
- a CDS encoding TIGR00341 family protein: MMEEANPRKKRSNKFIRFLLYIRDRFDLQEGKEDELETIVYISKNVEFRGANLWILIFAIFVASVGLNVNSTAVVIGAMLISPLMGPIMGIGMAAGINDFDLLKRSLRNLAVAVFIAILTSSIYFTFTPLDDAQSELLARTEPTIWDVLIALFGGLAGIVAGSRKEKSNAIPGVAIATALMPPLCTAGYGLATMNLYYFIGAFYLFFINSVFISLSTYLIVRFMKYPKKEFLDAKKEKRVQTYITIFTILTIVPSVYLAYGIVVRSIWEEQAKTFVQSEFLFPRTQVLSTDFTFGTDPRTIKINLIGDRLSDNEISLLETRAAAGLDNTLLQINQSGGVETDLNLLRSDILKDLYERNERLIQDKDAKIQLLEREVANYGQVRVLGVDIAQEAKVNHPDLKKFTLSRSMVNDLENKTTDTLLVAYAEFAKKPTTADTNKLLNWLKLRTKSDTVALILN, from the coding sequence ATGATGGAAGAAGCTAATCCAAGAAAAAAGCGAAGCAACAAATTCATACGGTTCCTTCTGTATATACGTGACCGATTTGATCTACAGGAGGGAAAAGAAGATGAGCTGGAGACCATTGTTTACATCAGCAAAAATGTAGAATTCCGCGGTGCCAATCTCTGGATCTTGATCTTTGCAATCTTTGTGGCTTCGGTAGGACTGAATGTGAATTCTACCGCAGTGGTCATAGGCGCCATGCTCATTTCGCCCCTTATGGGTCCCATTATGGGGATCGGGATGGCAGCGGGAATCAATGACTTTGACCTGCTCAAACGCTCTCTTAGGAATCTTGCAGTAGCAGTATTTATAGCAATTTTGACCTCATCCATCTACTTCACTTTCACTCCGCTGGACGATGCCCAATCCGAACTTCTGGCCCGGACAGAACCTACGATATGGGATGTACTGATCGCACTCTTTGGAGGACTCGCAGGCATAGTTGCAGGTTCCCGAAAAGAAAAAAGCAATGCCATCCCGGGAGTAGCCATTGCCACGGCTTTGATGCCTCCGCTATGTACTGCCGGATATGGATTAGCCACCATGAACCTGTATTATTTCATAGGTGCTTTTTATCTCTTTTTTATCAATTCAGTATTCATCTCTCTTTCCACTTATCTGATAGTCCGCTTTATGAAATATCCAAAAAAGGAATTTCTGGATGCAAAGAAGGAAAAGAGGGTGCAGACCTACATTACTATTTTCACCATTCTGACGATTGTGCCCAGTGTGTATCTGGCATATGGCATTGTAGTCCGGTCAATATGGGAAGAGCAGGCAAAGACTTTTGTGCAATCAGAGTTTCTCTTTCCCCGCACACAGGTTCTATCTACAGACTTCACCTTTGGCACCGATCCCAGGACCATCAAGATTAACTTAATCGGAGATCGGCTTTCCGACAATGAAATATCGCTGTTGGAAACCCGGGCTGCTGCAGGTCTGGACAACACCCTTCTGCAAATCAATCAAAGCGGTGGAGTGGAGACTGACCTGAACCTGCTGCGTTCCGATATCCTCAAGGATCTCTACGAACGCAATGAGCGCCTAATCCAGGACAAGGACGCCAAAATACAACTACTGGAAAGGGAGGTGGCTAACTACGGGCAAGTGCGGGTATTGGGAGTTGATATAGCTCAGGAAGCCAAAGTGAACCATCCCGATCTAAAAAAATTCACCCTGAGCAGGTCTATGGTGAATGATCTGGAAAACAAAACCACCGACACCTTATTGGTCGCCTACGCTGAATTTGCTAAAAAGCCGACCACTGCCGACACCAATAAACTGCTCAATTGGCTGAAGCTTCGTACCAAATCAGACACTGTAGCATTAATACTGAACTAG
- a CDS encoding response regulator, whose translation MSTSPIKKILLLDDDKIQKILLWKRLTRINPGIEFVYFDRPSEALKYLRSESVDLLLVDLNLPEMDGWEFVDEIGKLRADCLVILQTASVMEEVFIRASQDTRIHQIFEKPLSESDLFTILGL comes from the coding sequence ATGAGCACTAGCCCTATTAAAAAAATTCTACTTCTTGACGATGATAAAATCCAAAAAATACTTCTTTGGAAAAGGCTTACCAGAATAAATCCGGGTATCGAATTTGTTTACTTTGACCGACCATCCGAAGCTTTGAAGTATCTTAGATCTGAATCCGTAGATTTGCTTTTGGTAGATTTGAATTTGCCGGAAATGGACGGCTGGGAATTTGTAGATGAAATAGGGAAATTACGGGCAGATTGCTTAGTGATTTTGCAGACTGCATCTGTAATGGAAGAAGTATTCATCAGAGCTAGCCAGGATACCAGAATACATCAGATTTTTGAAAAACCATTAAGTGAATCTGACTTGTTCACAATCCTTGGACTTTGA